In Eriocheir sinensis breed Jianghai 21 chromosome 12, ASM2467909v1, whole genome shotgun sequence, the following proteins share a genomic window:
- the LOC126997417 gene encoding semaphorin-1A-like: MRFMGNDTHEQDFKLILHDTSGSLLVGGRNVIYNLSVTELQEQSRVVWHPNTAHKKSCMMKGGNEESCQNYVRILTEKTPGQYLICGTNAYNPMCRDFRLNAGRLEQEKEYPGRGLCPFDPAHNSTAVYADGQLYVATIADFAGLEPLIYRNPLRTEQYDLATLNYPNFVSSFALGDFVYFFFREIAVEYLNCGKTLYSRVARVCRHDKGGPHKFRNKWTSYLKSRLNCSVSGDFPFYFNEIQAVTDPVEGRYGGHATTLVYGIFTTPENSIPGSAICAFTFQDIMDTFEGPFKGQSSVHANWLPVQSTKVPEPRPGQCVKDSSTLPDVTLNFIKSHSLMDEAVPAFFGQPVMISTSFRYNGRFTAITVDPQVHTATKKAYDVLFIGTDDGKVIKAINTKSADSYQEVEPFIIEEISVFPPHIAVTFLKVLRPRGKSPRLLVGSRSRIYTVALARCYKDKIMSCSECVALQDPYCSWYKDIHKCQLTTQDKESIQNVSEGVHSDCGKPEKKTKAPSRSASVDKWDTTGTPPPDHVHSNQDHNLPSTTSVPLQFTAETLAIAVASATIGALILGFITGFFCGKKCNKDEDNQLYADTDYEYFDQRQNPNSRLTSDLPEEVTYAEPVLVPQPLNKPVNLVLNMSPKATLKTPGSNTPGGNVGTVGAPMGPSLGLPTTGVSAGPHDIPLHYTPESYSTHGTLRSSEKYGTRGRDHRPRDYDHRLVDGYSTTRSVKKVYL; encoded by the exons CGGGTCGTGTGGCATCCGAACACGGCACACAAGAAGTCATGCATGATGAAGGGCGGCAACGAGGAGAGCTGCCAAAACTACGTGAGGATCCTGACGGAGAAGACGCCCGGCCAGTACCTCATCTGCGGCACCAACGCCTACAACCCCATGTGTCGCGACTTTCGACTCAAT gccGGGAGGCTGGAGCAAGAGAAGGAGTACCCGGGGCGTGGCTTGTGTCCCTTCGACCCGGCGCACAACAGCACGGCAGTCTATGCAG atggaCAGCTCTACGTGGCCACCATCGCGGACTTCGCCGGGCTGGAGCCGCTGATCTACCGCAACCCGCTGAGGACCGAGCAGTATGACCTGGCAACCCTCAACT ATCCAAACTTCGTGAGTTCTTTTGCACTGGGagattttgtatatttcttcttCCGGGAAATTGCCGTGGAGTACCTCAACTGTGGCAAG ACCCTCTACTCACGAGTGGCCAGAGTTTGCCGCCATGACAAGGGTGGACCACACAAGTTCCGCAACAAGTGGACCTCCTACCTCAAGTCCAGACTCAACTGTTCTGTCTCAGGGGACTTTCCATTCTACTTCAATGAGATTC AGGCCGTCACAGATCCAGTGGAGGGGCGTTATGGGGGTCATGCCACAACCCTGGTGTATGGCATTTTCACAACACCGGAGAATTCCATCCCAGGGTCAGCCATCTGCGCCTTCACTTTCCAGGACATCATGGACACTTTTGAAGGACCTTTCAAAGGACAATCATCAGTACATGCCAACTGGTTACCTGTGCAATCCACCAAG GTCCCTGAACCCAGACCGGGCCAGTGTGTGAAAGACTCCAGTACACTTCCAGATGTCACTCTCAATTTCATCAAGTCCCATTCCCTCATGGACGAAGCAGTGCCGGCATTCTTTGGTCAGCCTGTCATGATCAGCACCAGTTTTAG GTACAATGGGCGATTCACAGCCATCACAGTAGATCCCCAGGTGCACACTGCCACAAAGAAGGCATACGATGTCCTATTTATCGGAACAG ATGATGGCAAAGTGATCAAGGCTATCAACACCAAGTCAGCAGACTCGTATCAGGAGGTGGAACCATTCATCATTGAAGAGATCTCAGTATTCCCGCCCCACATTGCTGTCACATTCCTGAAGGTGCTGAGGCCCAGAGGGAAGTCTCCCCGCCTCCTAGTTGGGTCACGCTCGAGGATCTACACCGTTGCCTTGGCGCGCTGCTACAAAGACAAGATCATGTCGTGCAG TGAATGTGTAGCCCTGCAAGATCCCTACTGTTCTTGGTACAAGGACATACACAAGTGCCAGCTAACCACTCAAGACAAGGAGTCAATCCAGAATGTGAGTGAAGGTGTACACAGCGACTGCGGCAAACCTGAAAAGAAGACCAAGGCTCCTTCCCGCTCTGCTTCAGTGGACAAATGGGACACCACTGGCACACCTCCTCCTGACCATGTCCACTCTAACCAAG ATCACAACTTGCCAAGCACAACCAGCGTCCCTCTTCAGTTCACTGCTGAGACCCTTGCTATTGCCGTGGCATCAGCAACCATTGGTGCGCTAATATTAGGATTCATCACTGGGTTTTTCTGTGGCAAAAAATGCAACAAAGACGAGGACAACCAGCTGTATGCAGACACCGACTATGAGTATTTTGACCAAAGGCAAAACCCAAATAG CCGCCTCACCAGTGATCTGCCAGAAGAGGTGACGTATGCTGAGCCAGTGCTGGTCCCTCAGCCCCTCAACAAACCTGTGAACCTGGTGTTGAATATGTCCCCTAAGGCCACCCTCAAGACCCCTGGCTCCAACACTCCTGGGGGAAACGTGGGGACTGTAGGAGCTCCCATGGGACCCTCCCTTGGGCTTCCTACAACAGGAGTGTCAGCAGGCCCTCATGACATTCCCTTACACTACACTCCTGAGTCTTACTCTACTCATGGCACCCTGCGCTCCTCTGAGAAGTACGGCACCCGGGGGCGTGACCACCGCCCAAGGGATTATGATCACAGGCTGGTGGACGGTTATTCTACCACTCGCTCTGTCAAGAAGGTGTACCTGTGA